From Mauremys mutica isolate MM-2020 ecotype Southern chromosome 23, ASM2049712v1, whole genome shotgun sequence, a single genomic window includes:
- the PAFAH2 gene encoding platelet-activating factor acetylhydrolase 2, cytoplasmic isoform X1 — translation MTLHVPGCTGRRCRVFFRGVAGAQVLSPAQEGMGGAQSLRLPHGKGPHQVGCTDVMVGPNRKGLFFRLFYPCLPQAGAEQPLWIPRREYCEGLAEYINLKWCTPLLNVTFGSYRVPVRWNGPFKACGSRYPLIIFSHGLGAFRTVYSAVCAEMASRGFLVMALEHRDHSACATYFCKAEAGGSDSLEAALQEEWIPFRRVQEGQKEFHYRNPQVHQRANECVRGLRLVQDISSGKAVTNVLHKGFDLSALKESVDLTKVAVMGHSFGGATAILALSKEDHFSCAVALDAWMFPLKNDLYHKVTKPVLFINTEKFQTAESVAKMKRLSSRNRQTKIITILGSVHLSQTDFTFLAGNLLNRLFQTRGTLDPYAGLDITNRAALAFLQKHLRLEEDFDQWNNLLEGIGDSVIPEAPLCISSL, via the exons ATGACACTACATGTCCCAGGATGCACCGGGCGGCGCTGCCGCGTCTTTTTCCGTGGGGTGGCGGGAGCCCAG GTGCTATCTCCAGCTCAGGAAGGCATGGGGGGAGCACAGTCCCTCAGGCTGCCCCATGGGAAAGGGCCTCACCAAGTGGGCTGCACGGATGTGATGGTGGGCCCCAACCGGAAG gGGCTTTTCTTCCGGTTGTTTTACCCCTGCCTTCCCCAGGCGGGGGCAGAGCAACCTCTCTGGATCCCACGCCGTGAGTACTGCGAGGGGCTGGCCGAATACATCAACCTGAAGTGGTGCACCCCGCTGCTCAATGTGACTTTCG GGTCCTACAGAGTTCCAGTGAGATGGAATGGGCCTTTTAAGGCATGTGGCAGCAGGTACCCACTGATCATATTCTCCCATGGCCTGGGAGCCTTTCG AACCGTCTACTCGGCTGTCTGTGCGGAAATGGCCTCCCGTGGCTTTCTGGTGATGGCGCTGGAGCACAG AGACCATTCTGCCTGTGCAACTTACTTTTGcaaggcagaggctggggggtccGATTCCCTGGAGGCTGCGCTGCAGGAGGAATGGATCCCATTTCGAAGGGTCCAAGAAGGGCAGAAGGAATTTCATTATCGAAACCCACAG GTTCATCAAAGAGCAAATGAGTGTGTGCGAGGGCTCAGGCTGGTGCAGGACATCAGCAGCGGCAAAGCTGTCACCAATGTCTTGCACAAAGGATTTGATCTGTCTGCACTGAAG GAGAGTGTGGATTTGACTAAAGTcgctgtaatgggccactctttCGGAGGAGCGACCGCAATTCTAGCCCTTTCTAAAGAGGACCATTTTAG CTGCGCCGTTGCTCTCGATGCCTGGATGTTCCCTTTGAAGAACGATCTCTACCACAAGGTGACCAAGCCGGTGCTTTTTATCAACACGGAGAAATTCCAGACTGCAGAAAGTGTTGCCAAAATGAAGAGACTCAGCTCCAGAAACAGGCAGACCAAGATCATAACCATCCT GGGATCTGTGCATCTGAGTCAGACTGACTTCACTTTTCTGGCTGGGAATCTCCTGAACAGACTGTTCCAGACCAGAGGCACCCTGGACCCCTACGCAGGCTTGGACATCACCAACAGGGCGGCGCTTGCTTTCCTGCAGAAACATCTGA GGCTTGAGGAAGATTTTGATCAGTGGAATAATCTCCTGGAAGGCATTGGTGACTCGGTGATTCCAGAGGCGCCTCTCTGCATCTCCAGCCTTTAG
- the PAFAH2 gene encoding platelet-activating factor acetylhydrolase 2, cytoplasmic isoform X2, producing the protein MGGAQSLRLPHGKGPHQVGCTDVMVGPNRKGLFFRLFYPCLPQAGAEQPLWIPRREYCEGLAEYINLKWCTPLLNVTFGSYRVPVRWNGPFKACGSRYPLIIFSHGLGAFRTVYSAVCAEMASRGFLVMALEHRDHSACATYFCKAEAGGSDSLEAALQEEWIPFRRVQEGQKEFHYRNPQVHQRANECVRGLRLVQDISSGKAVTNVLHKGFDLSALKESVDLTKVAVMGHSFGGATAILALSKEDHFSCAVALDAWMFPLKNDLYHKVTKPVLFINTEKFQTAESVAKMKRLSSRNRQTKIITILGSVHLSQTDFTFLAGNLLNRLFQTRGTLDPYAGLDITNRAALAFLQKHLRLEEDFDQWNNLLEGIGDSVIPEAPLCISSL; encoded by the exons ATGGGGGGAGCACAGTCCCTCAGGCTGCCCCATGGGAAAGGGCCTCACCAAGTGGGCTGCACGGATGTGATGGTGGGCCCCAACCGGAAG gGGCTTTTCTTCCGGTTGTTTTACCCCTGCCTTCCCCAGGCGGGGGCAGAGCAACCTCTCTGGATCCCACGCCGTGAGTACTGCGAGGGGCTGGCCGAATACATCAACCTGAAGTGGTGCACCCCGCTGCTCAATGTGACTTTCG GGTCCTACAGAGTTCCAGTGAGATGGAATGGGCCTTTTAAGGCATGTGGCAGCAGGTACCCACTGATCATATTCTCCCATGGCCTGGGAGCCTTTCG AACCGTCTACTCGGCTGTCTGTGCGGAAATGGCCTCCCGTGGCTTTCTGGTGATGGCGCTGGAGCACAG AGACCATTCTGCCTGTGCAACTTACTTTTGcaaggcagaggctggggggtccGATTCCCTGGAGGCTGCGCTGCAGGAGGAATGGATCCCATTTCGAAGGGTCCAAGAAGGGCAGAAGGAATTTCATTATCGAAACCCACAG GTTCATCAAAGAGCAAATGAGTGTGTGCGAGGGCTCAGGCTGGTGCAGGACATCAGCAGCGGCAAAGCTGTCACCAATGTCTTGCACAAAGGATTTGATCTGTCTGCACTGAAG GAGAGTGTGGATTTGACTAAAGTcgctgtaatgggccactctttCGGAGGAGCGACCGCAATTCTAGCCCTTTCTAAAGAGGACCATTTTAG CTGCGCCGTTGCTCTCGATGCCTGGATGTTCCCTTTGAAGAACGATCTCTACCACAAGGTGACCAAGCCGGTGCTTTTTATCAACACGGAGAAATTCCAGACTGCAGAAAGTGTTGCCAAAATGAAGAGACTCAGCTCCAGAAACAGGCAGACCAAGATCATAACCATCCT GGGATCTGTGCATCTGAGTCAGACTGACTTCACTTTTCTGGCTGGGAATCTCCTGAACAGACTGTTCCAGACCAGAGGCACCCTGGACCCCTACGCAGGCTTGGACATCACCAACAGGGCGGCGCTTGCTTTCCTGCAGAAACATCTGA GGCTTGAGGAAGATTTTGATCAGTGGAATAATCTCCTGGAAGGCATTGGTGACTCGGTGATTCCAGAGGCGCCTCTCTGCATCTCCAGCCTTTAG